The segment ATCGACCGCTCCTTCCCCGAGGGGCGAGAAGTTCATTGTACGACGCTCCCCCGGCGGGCGCAACGAACTTGCGGCGTCGGACCTTGGGCCGGAGAAACCTTCGCGCCGGGATGTCTTAGATAAGAGCGGAGGCGAAGGCTTGAAAGAAATCAAGTCAAACCTATAATACGCCTCCCGATGGGCCCGCGTCTCTCCGTGGTGGAGAGCGGCCGGCGTCCGGGGGGCCCTTCACCGGACGGCGGTTTCTGGCGAGGGGCCCGGTGTGGAGAAGGGCTTCAGGGGAGGGTTTTTATGGTGGATCGCAGACACGTTCTGGCGAGCCTCGGCGTGCTCGTGGCGGTGGCGCTCGTGGCCGGCCCGGCCTTCGCGCTGGCGGCCGAAGAGAAAGTGACGGGCAAAGTGACCGCCTACGAGGCCGGCAAGTCCGTGACGGTGGAATCCGGCGGGGCCCAGAAGGCGTTCTCGATCACCGAGGAGACCAAGATCGAGGGCGACCTCGCCGTCGGCAAGACCGTCGAGGTGACGGCCAAGGACGGCGTGGCCACCAAGATCGTGGTGAAGAAGTAACCTAGCCACGCGTTTTTGCGCGGCGGCCGGTCGGACGCCCCGACCGGCCGCTGTTTTTTTTCCGCAGGGGCGTTATGCTGGGACCCATGCCCTTCCCCGTGACCGCCGGGATCCTCGCGGGAGGCGCCGGGTCGCGCCTGGGTCGCAACAAGGCGCTTTACCCCTACCGCGGCCGCCCGCTGCTGGCCCGCCAGATCGAGATCCTGAAACCCCTCTTCGAACGCGTCCTCGTGGCGGCCCGGGATCCCTCCCCCTACGCCCCGTTCGGGGTCGAAACGACGGCGGACGTCCTGCCCGTGCGCTCGGCCCTTTCCGGAATTCACGCCGTCCTTTCCGCGGCGCGAACGGACTACGTTTTCGTCGCGGCCTGCGACCTTCCCTTTCTCAACCCCCGGCTCATCGAGGAGATCGTCTCCGCGCGGGAAGGCTGGGACGCGGTCGTTCCGGAATCGGATGCGGGGCTGGAGCCGCTGCACGCGGTGTACGGTCGGGCGTGCCTGCGGGCGATCGAGGCCGCCGTCGCGCGCGGCGAGTGGAAGGCCACGGCTTTTCTCGCGGGGGTTCGCGCGCGGATCCGCCGCGTGCGCGACGCCGAATGGGCCGTTGACGGACGCTCGCCCTTTTTCAACCTCAACACGCCCGCCGACGCCGCCGCGATCGAGGAGCGGTCCCGAGAATTTTGATTGCGCGACCCGTGGGAGCGTGCTAGACTTCCCCGCCGACGCGAGACGGCAGGAGGGTATTCTTGGGTCAGTCGGCGACCGCGCTCAAGGGCATTTACGGACCCATCCAGGCGGAAATCGAGCGCGTAGAGGAAGTCCTCCGGCGGGAACTCGCCCACGAAAACCCCTTCGTCGCCCGCCTTCTGGAGCACGCCACGCGGTTCCACGGGAAGCGCGTCCGCCCCGCGGTGCTTCTTCATTCCGCCCACATTCTGGGCCACGTGACCGATCTCCACATCGCCCTCGGGGCCGTTGTGGAGCTCCTGCACAACGCCACGCTCGTGCACGACGACGTCCTGGACGAAGCGCTGCTCCGGCGCCAGGTGCGCACGCTCAACAGCGTCTGGGGCAACGAGGCCTCGATCCTCTTCGGAGACTACCTCTTCGCCAAGGCCTACACGCTCTGCGCCAAGCTCCATAACCGCGAGGCGAATCTCATTCTGGCCCGGACGGTCGAGGAAATGTGCGTGGGGGAGCTGTCCCAGATCGGCACGAAGTTCAACTTCGATCTTTCGGAGGAGCAGTACGTCCAGGTCATCTACTACAAGACCGGATCGCTCTTCGCCACGGCCTGCCGTCTGGGCGGCGTGGGCAGCGGCGCCGATCCCGCGGCCGTGGAAGCCCTCGCGCGGTACGGAAAGGCCTTCGGCATCGCCTTCCAGATCGTGGACGACTGCCTGGATCTGACCGGCGACGAAGCGGAGATGGGCAAGTCCCTCGGGACCGACCTCGAAAAGGGCAAGCTCACGCTGCCGGTGATCAAGCTCCTGAGCGAGCTTCCGCCGCCGGAGCGCCGCGAGCTTCAGAACCTCCTGGCCTCTCCGAACGGGGTCGCGGAGAAGAAGTCGGTGGTCCTGGGCATGATCCGGGAGCGGGACATCCTGAGCTATTCGCTGCGGCGCGCCGCCGAGTTCGTGGAGGAGGCCAAGGCCAGCCTCCGCGCGGTGCGCGACTCGGTCTACGCGGAGAGTCTCCACAGTCTGGCGGACTTCGTTCTCGAGCGCCGCTCGTAACCCGCCTCCCCCACCGGGCCCGATCCTGTGCTATCATCCCCCGGGGACGTTCCATGAAACTCGTCAGGACGGAAGAAGCGCGTCCCGGCCAGCGGGCGGCGCGCGACGTCGTGGACCTGCGCGGCAACGTGCTGTTCCCCGCCGGCACGGTTCTAACCCCCGAGATCCTGGTCCAGTGCCGCGACCGTCACGTGGCCCACCTCTTCGTCGACGAAGACGGCGCCGGAGCGCCGACGCGGGCCGCCGACCTCGAGGCCCGCCGGGAGGCCCT is part of the Planctomycetota bacterium genome and harbors:
- a CDS encoding polyprenyl synthetase family protein yields the protein MGQSATALKGIYGPIQAEIERVEEVLRRELAHENPFVARLLEHATRFHGKRVRPAVLLHSAHILGHVTDLHIALGAVVELLHNATLVHDDVLDEALLRRQVRTLNSVWGNEASILFGDYLFAKAYTLCAKLHNREANLILARTVEEMCVGELSQIGTKFNFDLSEEQYVQVIYYKTGSLFATACRLGGVGSGADPAAVEALARYGKAFGIAFQIVDDCLDLTGDEAEMGKSLGTDLEKGKLTLPVIKLLSELPPPERRELQNLLASPNGVAEKKSVVLGMIRERDILSYSLRRAAEFVEEAKASLRAVRDSVYAESLHSLADFVLERRS
- a CDS encoding molybdenum cofactor guanylyltransferase, producing MPFPVTAGILAGGAGSRLGRNKALYPYRGRPLLARQIEILKPLFERVLVAARDPSPYAPFGVETTADVLPVRSALSGIHAVLSAARTDYVFVAACDLPFLNPRLIEEIVSAREGWDAVVPESDAGLEPLHAVYGRACLRAIEAAVARGEWKATAFLAGVRARIRRVRDAEWAVDGRSPFFNLNTPADAAAIEERSREF